CTGACCTTAACGAGGGTTTTCCCGCACCCATGAGCCTGGCAAACCAGTCTGTGCGTTCGTAGCCAAAGACATCATCAACTACCTCTCCCTTTTGACTCTCGTGCACCCCACACGCCGACAGGCCAGCCATATTTCCGCGTAACGGCTTCCATTGCAGGGGCCATAGCAAGAAGGGCCACCGAATAGAACGCTAGGACAAGGACGTCAATTTCGACTGCTGACAAAGGTCAGATGGACAACCGCCGCAGACGGATCCTATCTCATGCTGCCGGGAGTCTGGTGGCGATGCGTCTCGCAAGCTCGTCCATACGTTGACGCCCAAGTGGGCCAGGCCGAAGTAAGAGCTGGGGCAGCACGGCCCGCCAACACACCACCACACCACGCACCATCCAGGGTCGATGATCGAACCGGCCAACGGTGGCGTCGACAAAACAGAGCGCTGGCCGCACCACCGTTACACCGAGTAGATCGACACAGGCCCGTTGCACTGCCTCGACCTGCCAGGTCATGGCGTCGACCAATCTGGTCTCGTCCCGCCCACCGATGATAAGTCGTTGATCTCGCACGAAGGGGCCACCCTTGTCTACAAACTCAAGATGTTTGCCTGGTCGGACCTTGGCATCGATTACCCACACCCCGGCTGACGTCACGACGATATGATCGATGTTGCTGCGACTCCTTGGCTTATGACGGTCGTTGAGGACGATGATCCCGGGGATCGCGTCGAGCACTTCACCGACCTTACCCTCGCCAACGGCACCGGTTGCCCAGGCCCGAACATGCGAAGGCGCAGCTCGTATCTGCGCTTTTGGCGTCACCGCAGCGATGAGCCGACCCGCCAGCGGGTGTTTGGCTTTGATCTGCGATCGCCACTCTCGGTCGGCAGTGACGCGTGCCTCTTCCTGTCGCTGGTGGCGAACAGATCTTCTCTCTGCCTCCCGCGAGGCGGATCGACCGGCCACCCCAAGAGTAACTATGGGCGTCGAAGGTTCCGCTAAAGCAGGCTCCGATGCCAACCCGGTATCCGCCCTGGAACCGAGGCACGATCGACACGTCACCTTTTTTGCCACGGCATCCCATCCCGCACGTTCCCCCGCAGCCACGCTGTTGCCACAGGACACACAGGTGTCCGGACTCCGCAGGACAAGTTCCCTCATAGCGACAATATCGGCGTAACGTCACTTTGACTGAAGATCATCCGCAGGGATTAGCACGTTGAATCGGTTCGGCTGATACCCTTCGAGTCACAGGAAGGTCGGCGACGTTCGTGTCGAGATGGTCAAAACTGATAAGACCGACTGGCTGGTGCGGTTCTATGAACGCGGCCCGGTATGCATCGGGCTCATCCATCTTCCGTTATCCCGAGCGTTCCTAAGTGTAACGTAGTAGCGCCTCGTTGGCGGAGACCAGCGACCCCAGGGACTGGGTTCCTCGACGTGGGCAGATCATCTCTCACCCTTGGCCGGGCAACAGGGCTCTGTACGACGCAGCCGATCTCACCGAACTCAGCCATCTCAACGAACTCACCGGTGAAGTCGCGGGCCACGACATTCGTATCACGGGGCTTTGCATACCAAGTGGGTCACTGAATCCCGCATGCCTAGCCCATCCTCGTGGCAAGAGGAACGGCACTCCTCTGATTGAGCCAATGATCAACGAGTTTTCATCCAGCTGCAGGAGATCCGCTCAACACCAACGAGACTGGTAAGCATGGCTCCTCAATACATCTTCTCGATGCGCGACATCGGTCGCTTCTATCCACCTGACAAGGAAGTCCTCAAAGGGATCAACCTGTCCTTCTACCCAGGTGCGAAAATCGGCGTGATTGGTGCAAACGGATCGGGTAAATCGTCCCTCCTGCGCATTATGGCGGGCCTCGATGACGGTTTTAGTGGTGAAGCTCGCCTCACTCCTGGATTCACAGTAGGCTATCTGCCACAGGAGCCCCAACTCGATCCAACCAAGGATGTCATCGGTAACGTCGCCGACGGCCTGGCCGAACAACGCGATCTGTTGACCAGGTTCAACGAAGTCTGTGAGGCCTTTAGCTCTCCTAATGCCGACTTTGATGCCCTCCTTGCGGAACAGTCAGACCTCCAAACTCGGATCGATGCGATCAACGGTTGGGACCTTGATCGCACGCTTGAGGTTGCGATGGACGCGCTTCGCCTCCCACCCTCTGACGCCGATGTGACCACGCTGTCTGGAGGTGAACGTCGCCGAGTCGCACTATGCCGATTGCTGCTTGCGAAACCTGATCTCCTGCTCCTCGATGAGCCAACGAACCAT
This portion of the Ferrimicrobium sp. genome encodes:
- a CDS encoding nuclease-related domain-containing protein — its product is MAGRSASREAERRSVRHQRQEEARVTADREWRSQIKAKHPLAGRLIAAVTPKAQIRAAPSHVRAWATGAVGEGKVGEVLDAIPGIIVLNDRHKPRSRSNIDHIVVTSAGVWVIDAKVRPGKHLEFVDKGGPFVRDQRLIIGGRDETRLVDAMTWQVEAVQRACVDLLGVTVVRPALCFVDATVGRFDHRPWMVRGVVVCWRAVLPQLLLRPGPLGRQRMDELARRIATRLPAA